One genomic window of Geodermatophilus sp. DSM 44513 includes the following:
- the leuA gene encoding 2-isopropylmalate synthase, with translation MSRNPEHPHARHPQQPSRMPVHRYAPVTPVDLPDRTWPDVVTTAAPRWCAVDLRDGNQALIDPMTPDRKRRMFELLVRMGYKEIEVGFPAASQTDFDFVRQLVEDDLVPDDVTIQVLTQARDELIERTFESLRGARQAIVHLYNSTSTLQRRVVFGSDRAGIVDIAVHGAQVVHKLTEQMGDTEIRYEYSPESFTGTELDFAVEVCNAVTDVWEPTPDRPTIINLPATVEMAEPTVYADQIEWMHRNLGRRDSLVLSLHPHNDRGTAVAAAELGHRAGADRIEGCLFGNGERTGNVDLVTLGLNLFSQGIDPQIDFSDIDEIRRTVEYCNQLGVHERHPYGGDLVYTAFSGSHQDAINKGFTALAADARAAGEPVAEVPWAVPYLPIDPKDVGRSYEAVIRVNSQSGKGGVAYVMKTENHLDLPRRLQIEFSAVVQRHTDDEGGEVTAAQMWAAFSNEYLPDPDAPWGRFSLAGHRHRTGDKAHGDSLDEMVVELVDGGVPMTVQGRGNGPIAAFVDALRSVDVDVRVLDYAEHAMSAGGDARAAAYVECAVGDRVLWGVGIDPNIVTASLRAVVSAVNRAQR, from the coding sequence GTGAGCAGGAACCCCGAGCACCCGCACGCCCGCCACCCGCAGCAGCCCTCGCGGATGCCCGTGCACCGCTACGCGCCCGTCACCCCCGTCGACCTGCCCGACCGCACCTGGCCGGACGTCGTCACCACGGCCGCGCCGCGCTGGTGCGCCGTGGACCTGCGCGACGGCAACCAGGCGCTGATCGACCCGATGACGCCCGACCGCAAGCGGCGGATGTTCGAGCTGCTGGTCCGCATGGGCTACAAGGAGATCGAGGTCGGCTTCCCGGCGGCCAGCCAGACCGACTTCGACTTCGTCCGCCAGCTCGTCGAGGACGACCTGGTCCCCGACGACGTCACCATCCAGGTGCTCACCCAGGCCCGCGACGAGCTGATCGAGCGCACCTTCGAGTCCCTGCGCGGCGCTCGGCAGGCGATCGTGCACCTCTACAACTCCACCTCCACGCTGCAGCGGCGGGTGGTGTTCGGCTCCGACCGGGCCGGCATCGTCGACATCGCCGTCCACGGCGCACAGGTGGTGCACAAGCTCACCGAGCAGATGGGCGACACCGAGATCCGCTACGAGTACAGCCCGGAGTCCTTCACCGGCACCGAGCTGGACTTCGCCGTCGAGGTCTGCAACGCGGTCACCGACGTCTGGGAGCCCACGCCGGACCGGCCGACGATCATCAACCTGCCCGCCACCGTCGAGATGGCGGAGCCGACGGTGTACGCCGACCAGATCGAGTGGATGCACCGCAACCTGGGCCGCCGGGACTCCCTGGTGCTGTCCCTGCACCCGCACAACGACCGCGGCACCGCCGTCGCCGCCGCCGAGCTGGGTCACCGCGCCGGCGCCGACCGCATCGAGGGCTGCCTGTTCGGCAACGGCGAGCGCACCGGCAACGTCGACCTGGTCACCCTGGGCCTGAACCTGTTCAGCCAGGGCATCGACCCGCAGATCGACTTCTCCGACATCGACGAGATCCGCCGCACCGTCGAGTACTGCAACCAGCTGGGCGTGCACGAGCGGCACCCCTACGGCGGCGACCTGGTCTACACCGCGTTCTCCGGCTCCCACCAGGACGCGATCAACAAGGGCTTCACGGCGCTGGCGGCCGACGCGCGGGCCGCGGGTGAGCCGGTCGCCGAGGTGCCCTGGGCGGTGCCCTACCTGCCCATCGACCCCAAGGACGTCGGCCGCAGCTACGAGGCGGTCATCCGGGTCAACAGCCAGTCGGGCAAGGGCGGCGTCGCCTACGTCATGAAGACCGAGAACCACCTCGACCTGCCGCGCCGGCTGCAGATCGAGTTCTCCGCCGTCGTGCAGCGGCACACCGACGACGAGGGCGGCGAGGTCACCGCCGCGCAGATGTGGGCGGCGTTCAGCAACGAGTACCTGCCCGACCCCGACGCCCCGTGGGGCCGGTTCTCCCTGGCCGGCCACCGGCACCGCACCGGGGACAAGGCCCACGGCGACTCCCTCGACGAGATGGTGGTCGAACTGGTCGACGGCGGCGTCCCGATGACCGTGCAGGGCCGCGGCAACGGCCCGATCGCCGCGTTCGTCGACGCACTGCGCTCGGTGGACGTGGACGTGCGCGTGCTCGACTACGCCGAGCACGCCATGTCCGCCGGTGGGGACGCCCGCGCCGCGGCCTACGTCGAGTGCGCCGTCGGCGACCGCGTGCTGTGGGGCGTGGGCATCGACCCGAACATCGTCACCGCGTCGCTGCGCGCCGTCGTCTCGGCGGTCAACCGCGCCCAGCGCTAG
- a CDS encoding Na+/H+ antiporter subunit D translates to MIDVLAPLPVLLPLLGAAGALLVSGHPGVQRALSTTVLVAVLAVSVALLFVADAEGAASVSVGGWPVPLGIVLVVDRLSALMLVVASTVALGVLVFAVGQGSADGDEGTPVSIFHPTFLVLIAGVGNAFLAGDLFNLYVGFEILLMASYVLLTLGGTAARIRGGVTYIVVSLTSSLVFLAAIGLVYAATGTVNMAQLAVRLGELPDGLQVLLQSMLLIAFGIKAAVFPLSAWLPDSYPTAPAPVTAVFAGLLTKVGVYAIIRTQTLLFPDGALDDLLLWAALATMLIGILGAVAQSDLRRMLSFTLVSHIGYMVFGIALGTAAGLAGAVFYVTHHIAIQTTLFLVAGLVERQGGTTSVDRLGGLARRSPLLAVLFLVPALNLAGIPPMSGFIGKLGLLQAGVADGSPGAFTLVAGGVLTSLLTLLAVARVWIRAFWRSPSQPPAEDTAAAAVADATSRRRPSGDGATPSDGPRTPLQDAWRRHTAVATASRPDLPPAAAATRALRPLPRTMVGATVALVSLTVALTGLAGPLYGLADRASGDLLDRSPYVTSVFGTEPIP, encoded by the coding sequence GTGATCGACGTCCTCGCGCCGCTGCCGGTGCTGCTCCCGCTGCTGGGGGCGGCCGGGGCGCTGCTGGTCTCCGGGCACCCGGGGGTACAGCGCGCCCTGAGCACGACCGTGCTCGTCGCGGTGCTCGCCGTCTCGGTGGCCCTGCTGTTCGTCGCCGACGCCGAGGGTGCCGCCTCGGTGTCGGTCGGCGGCTGGCCGGTGCCGCTGGGCATCGTGCTGGTCGTCGACCGGCTGTCGGCGCTGATGCTGGTGGTCGCCTCGACCGTGGCGCTCGGCGTCCTGGTCTTCGCCGTCGGGCAGGGCTCCGCCGACGGGGACGAGGGCACCCCGGTGTCTATCTTCCACCCGACGTTCCTGGTGCTGATCGCGGGCGTGGGCAACGCCTTCCTCGCCGGCGACCTGTTCAACCTCTACGTCGGCTTCGAGATCCTGCTGATGGCCTCCTACGTGCTGCTCACCCTCGGCGGCACCGCGGCGCGCATCCGCGGCGGCGTCACCTACATCGTCGTGAGCCTGACCAGCTCCCTGGTGTTCCTCGCCGCGATCGGCCTGGTCTACGCCGCCACGGGCACGGTGAACATGGCCCAGCTGGCGGTGCGGCTGGGCGAGCTGCCCGACGGCCTGCAGGTGCTGCTGCAGTCGATGCTGCTCATCGCCTTCGGCATCAAGGCCGCGGTCTTCCCGCTGTCGGCCTGGCTGCCCGACAGCTACCCGACCGCCCCCGCGCCGGTCACCGCCGTGTTCGCCGGCCTGCTCACCAAGGTCGGCGTGTACGCGATCATCCGGACGCAGACGCTGCTGTTCCCGGACGGCGCGCTGGACGACCTGCTGCTGTGGGCGGCGCTGGCGACCATGCTCATCGGCATCCTCGGGGCGGTGGCGCAGAGCGACCTGCGCCGGATGCTGTCGTTCACCCTGGTCAGCCACATCGGCTACATGGTGTTCGGCATCGCCCTGGGGACGGCGGCCGGGCTGGCCGGCGCGGTCTTCTACGTCACCCACCACATCGCCATCCAGACCACGCTGTTCCTCGTCGCCGGGCTGGTGGAGCGCCAGGGCGGGACGACGTCGGTGGACCGCCTCGGCGGCCTGGCCCGGCGCTCCCCGCTGCTGGCGGTGCTGTTCCTGGTGCCCGCGCTGAACCTCGCCGGCATCCCCCCGATGTCGGGCTTCATCGGCAAGCTGGGACTGCTGCAGGCCGGCGTCGCCGACGGCAGCCCGGGGGCGTTCACCCTGGTGGCCGGCGGGGTGCTGACCAGCCTGCTCACGCTGCTGGCGGTCGCCCGCGTCTGGATCCGCGCCTTCTGGCGGTCCCCCAGCCAGCCCCCGGCCGAGGACACCGCCGCGGCCGCGGTCGCCGACGCGACGTCCCGACGGCGGCCGTCCGGCGACGGCGCGACACCCTCCGACGGGCCGCGCACCCCCCTGCAGGACGCGTGGCGCCGGCACACGGCGGTGGCCACGGCCAGCCGGCCGGACCTGCCGCCGGCCGCGGCGGCGACCCGGGCGCTGCGCCCGCTGCCCCGGACGATGGTGGGTGCCACCGTGGCCCTGGTCTCCCTCACCGTGGCCCTCACCGGGCTGGCCGGGCCGCTGTACGGGCTGGCCGACCGGGCCTCGGGCGACCTCCTGGACCGCTCGCCCTACGTCACCTCGGTGTTCGGGACGGAGCCGATCCCGTGA
- the mnhG gene encoding monovalent cation/H(+) antiporter subunit G gives MNGFADVVALACLLAGAFFCLTAGLGLVRFPDVLTRMHAGTKPQVLGVLLIMVGAAIRLEGWANAWMLLLVAAFQLLTAPVSAHLVSRVAYRRRHVRRDLLLVDEFGGTGHQDEHHRGDEPGDAPPGAASAGRG, from the coding sequence GTGAACGGGTTCGCCGACGTCGTCGCCCTCGCCTGCCTGCTGGCCGGTGCGTTCTTCTGCCTGACCGCCGGGCTGGGCCTGGTGCGCTTCCCCGACGTGCTGACGCGGATGCACGCCGGCACCAAGCCCCAGGTGCTCGGCGTGCTGCTGATCATGGTCGGGGCCGCCATCCGGCTGGAGGGCTGGGCCAACGCGTGGATGCTGCTGCTCGTGGCGGCCTTCCAGCTGCTGACCGCGCCGGTCAGCGCGCACCTGGTCAGCCGGGTGGCCTACCGCCGCCGGCACGTCCGCCGCGACCTGCTGCTGGTCGACGAGTTCGGCGGCACGGGCCACCAGGACGAGCACCACCGCGGGGACGAGCCCGGCGACGCCCCACCCGGTGCGGCTAGCGCTGGGCGCGGTTGA
- a CDS encoding Na+/H+ antiporter subunit E: protein MTVEPAATRLRHQLPLVVWLVVVWMLLWGTPSWANLLSGVLVALVVLTVLPLPPVVGGARVRPLPLLVFLGHFLVELVVSGAQVAWQALRPGGVSSTAILRVQLRVDSDLLLTMVAEAISLVPGSLVLDLDREQRVMTLHVLPARDLDDVRRKKAHVLVVEERLVRAFGSADDLAAIERREDRVQAP from the coding sequence GTGACCGTCGAACCGGCCGCCACCCGGCTGCGCCACCAGCTCCCGCTGGTCGTCTGGCTGGTCGTGGTGTGGATGCTGCTGTGGGGCACGCCGTCCTGGGCGAACCTGCTCTCCGGCGTGCTGGTGGCGCTCGTCGTGCTGACGGTGCTGCCACTGCCGCCGGTGGTCGGCGGTGCCCGCGTGCGCCCGCTGCCGCTGCTGGTCTTCCTCGGTCACTTCCTGGTCGAGCTGGTCGTCTCCGGCGCGCAGGTGGCCTGGCAGGCGCTGCGGCCCGGCGGGGTGTCCAGCACGGCCATCCTGCGGGTCCAGCTGCGCGTGGACTCCGACCTGCTGCTGACCATGGTCGCCGAGGCGATCTCGCTGGTACCCGGGTCGCTGGTGCTCGACCTGGACCGGGAGCAGCGGGTGATGACCCTGCACGTGCTGCCCGCGCGCGACCTGGACGACGTCCGGCGGAAGAAGGCGCACGTGCTGGTCGTCGAGGAGCGGCTGGTCCGGGCGTTCGGCTCGGCCGACGACCTGGCAGCCATCGAGCGGCGGGAGGATCGGGTGCAGGCGCCGTGA
- a CDS encoding monovalent cation/H+ antiporter complex subunit F, whose translation MIVVEVALYALIGGGALLALVRLARGPSLLDRVVATDTLLVIIAAGLAVHAALVRDPTLVPVLVVVSLLAFVGSVSVARYVGGMMLRSGTGDGRDVGRPVAAEEGQGRS comes from the coding sequence GTGATCGTGGTGGAGGTCGCGCTGTACGCGCTGATCGGCGGGGGAGCGCTGCTGGCGCTGGTCCGGCTGGCGCGCGGGCCCTCGCTGCTGGACCGGGTGGTCGCCACCGACACCCTGCTGGTCATCATCGCGGCCGGCCTGGCGGTGCACGCCGCGCTGGTGCGGGACCCGACGCTGGTGCCGGTGCTGGTCGTGGTCTCGCTGCTGGCCTTCGTCGGGTCGGTGTCGGTCGCCCGCTACGTCGGCGGGATGATGCTGCGCTCGGGCACCGGCGACGGCCGGGACGTCGGCCGGCCGGTGGCGGCCGAGGAGGGGCAGGGCCGGTCGTGA